The following are encoded together in the Pseudoxanthomonas sp. YR558 genome:
- a CDS encoding pilin: MKKNMQGFTLIELMIVIAILGILLAIAIPAYQDYLARARAAEGLNMAAPAKLAVSEATLGSADGKTLPPTSTAAGYTAATSKYVASIKIAAGVITVTTKNTGCAADPVFTLTPATGTGKVNWTCTSGSACAPASCR; this comes from the coding sequence ATGAAGAAGAACATGCAGGGCTTCACCCTGATCGAATTGATGATCGTCATCGCCATCCTGGGCATCCTGCTGGCCATCGCCATCCCGGCCTATCAGGATTACCTGGCTCGCGCCCGCGCCGCCGAAGGCCTGAACATGGCCGCCCCGGCCAAGCTGGCCGTGTCTGAAGCCACCCTGGGTTCGGCCGACGGCAAGACCCTGCCGCCCACCTCGACCGCCGCTGGCTACACCGCTGCGACCTCGAAGTACGTGGCCAGCATCAAGATCGCCGCCGGCGTCATCACCGTGACCACGAAGAACACGGGCTGCGCCGCAGACCCGGTGTTCACCCTGACCCCGGCCACGGGTACCGGCAAGGTCAACTGGACCTGCACCTCGGGTTCGGCCTGCGCCCCGGCCTCCTGCCGCTAA